TTTCTCGGAGAATTTCTTAGAATAAATCACAATGACAGTGTATTCATATTTGAGTTTGAATGAGATTTTCATCGTTATAATACCTACTTCAATCTAagaaagcaaaaatattattgtttgcaAGGTATAGTTACCTAATCCATAGCTGTTGCTATAAAATGTCGATGTTGCAAAAAAACTTGAATAATGCCTTTGATTTCATTTCCGGAAAGcaaaaaatttacaaacatatttattactagcggatccgcgcgacttcgtccgcgaatgagtcaacttcaaaaagtagtcgtatgctgtcgcggaccgttttatagaactttaaagaaacaatttctatatacttactacatatttccgtcgtttggcgtaacgtttaccgttcacgcatcgcacgcatcggattctttcaaaaaggatattttttgcagttttttcaACATTATTAATGATGGTACCCATTGGTTGTAGCGTGATGTTTTATAGCCTTAATTAATACTAccaatgcaaaataaaattgaaatcgaaacagcattttctgagattagcgcgttcaaccaaacaaactcaaaagcttgataaCTTTTCAACTATGCCCATctaaaaaaccacgtcaatctaaaattCCGTTGCGCGGAATttaaaagacaaatgcggaaaaaaagcgatgttatcctgtaggagctgttggcttttccgggataaacagAAGCCtttgagctattccaggatggtacgcatgcattcgatcgttgtcccaaatGCCTTGAGACGTGCTGTTatatgtgaagagttatgtcctttatctccgacaatatttatcagatccttatttaaataagacaCTACatacttgatagtatacacttgcaaataaaaaagtaagttcagtagttttcacgtgatgcccggacagacagacaaaaattcaataaaaatcccccggtcaaaattttcaaaatatattaaatgtacagaaatcttccagttacagatttatttaagtatagatGTAGTACCTACCTTTCCAAATATAAACTTGTGAGAAGTGGCTTAAACTGTGACTTTTTTTGCTTCAATGCTTCAAATTCAATATGCTTTCCTGTTGTTTCCGCAGACATCTGAGCTGGAGTCACTGCTGTGCAAGCAAGAGGGCGCCTCACTCGCGCCCGGCCACATGGACCTTTTTGATGGCGGAACGACTTCGCGTGATGATGCCTTCCTCCGCCCCGCTCTATGGGAGGACATCGCCTCATCTATCAGGAACATCGATCCTGAGAATGCGAACATGCTCGCTCCCCTTGGAGCCACCCACGTTAAACTGGAAGCTGAGGACGCACTGCTCGAAGAATGCGCCACTCCTTTACTCAGCCCTCTGGAAATCAAGACGGAGAGGCTCTGTGCTCCACCAACATATGCGCATCCTCAACCGCCCCAACTACAGATGCAACACCAGCCGGCAACGTCTTTCTCAAAATACCCCCCCTCGAGGCTAGTGTACATGTCTCCGCTAACGCCGCCTGGATCCGATCAGGGTAGCCCGGGAAATTCAATGCAGGTAATCCTAAAAGCCGATCGGCATCGCATTGCGACTGCTAGCGATTATGCGTCCAGATGGTACCATCATTTGCTCGCGtctgtacttttttattttgcgaATTAATACGTTTTAGCAATGTCATCGAAGAAAGGGAAGACCAGAATTTAATACGGTAAGCGGAATGTACAGTCAGttgaagtttatttatataaaacaattaactTAGATTCACTAACAACAAGAGATGTTACCGAACCGAAATTCTAATAGTCTCTTTGATACATAactcatattaatttaataatgatcTTAATAACTACCTACTGTGagtgcataaaaaaattattgaaaactcCAAAATATTAGAGACTTGCATAGTAGACTTtcgaagaaattattaattttacatcgTAAATCGTAATGATCATTACAGGGTGGACCGCGACGTACACCACCACCACCATACCACCCACCACCACTGCTGCGTGCGCCGCACCTACCACCGCATCCTGTGTCACAAAGTCATCATCACTCACAGGTAAGATGATGGTGGACATCCACCATCTCCTTCGAAATATGCAAGTGAAATGGCAGAGAAGACccgaacaaaataacataatgttttttttttaaaccagggTATGTCGCAATCTCTGCATATGGCTCCGCAACCTAACCAAGTGCAACATTCTCATATACCACCTCCTCACTCGCGGCTTGCACCTCCGCCCGTCAAGTACAACCGCCGAAACAATCCGGAGTTGGAGAAGAGGAGAGTTCACCACTGTGATTTTCTAGGTGACTATTATTTGTGTACTAGCAAACCCTTCCACTGTTACCACGTGCCTGTATTCCACACTCGAGCCTTGCATGAACAGCTTCGAATTCTGAGTACGGGAAGTGCAGAGTGCGTCGTTTCATAGGTGACTATTAGTTATAAGCTATCTAAATCTCGCTCTCTGGATCTCTTACTCGCTCGTGTGTCCGTACCAGCTCGTGAAATGGAGAAGACATCATGGTGTACTATCGGTGAATATATTTAGCGTACCTTCTACTTTCTCGCATCTCTTAAATCTCCCAGCATGAGAAATAACGGGCATCACGGCGATTTCATAGGTGAATATTATTTGTATGCACGTCTCCCATTCGCGCCTACCGCAAACAATTCCCAGCCTGTGAAGTGAAGAAGTGCGTCATTGCGATTTTATAGGTGACTATTGTTTATGTGCTAGCAGAAACCTGCGCACCACCTGTACGCGCCAGCTCCTCACTAGCGCCTCGCGCCTCAACCTTTCAAGCAGAACAGTCCCATGTGCAAAACAACCCTGGACTAGAGAAGAGAAGAGTGCACCATTGCGAATTtataggtaaattatttattaggtacctgtaaacatataaataccccTATTTGTATGACTGGATAGTGAGATTTTCACTAATCAATACAATAATATCAGTACTCGTAAGATTATACAGCTAAGAATATGTTTGAGCCCAGAAACTCCCAGTCCAAATATGATTAGGTTTGATCGTTGAACAGTTTTGTTGAAGAGgccttatatttttaaacgccGCTTGTTAGGGGTAACGGCTAGACGTcgataatttagaaaattttaatgtaaaataacatttattaaaatttataataatatttcaggGTGCACCAAAGTTTACACAAAAAGTTCGCATCTGAAGGCTCATCAGCGAATACATACAGGTAAAgtgcatttttttaactaacctaccaaccattttaaaatattgcactgCGAAGAATATTACAAAATTGCGCTCGCGAAAGAGTTGGGCCGTTTGAATCTAAAACAAGCTTTTGATTATATGCCTTAGAAGCGAATGTCGTATGGTTCCAGGCAAATACAACCTGCATGTTTCAACAGCCTTCTTTGTTCACAGGAGAGAAACCTTATACTTGCCAATGGCCAGAGTGCGAATGGAGATTCGCGCGGTCTGACGAGTTGACCCGTCATTACCGCAAGCATACTGGAGCTAAACCGTTCAAATGCGCAGTCTGTGAGCGTTCCTTCGCGCGATCTGACCACCTCGCGTTGCACATGAAGCGGCACTTGCCCAAAACGTCTAAATGACACCCAAGAAGAGGCGGGGACCAGATTTCCGCGCCTCAACCTACTCAAGTGCGTAtaccaataatattaaatcttcaatgaatattatattaagatcTCTATCCGCGAAAACTATATTCGACCTTCAATATCCTCTGTCATCATCCTTACCATAACAACCGACAGACCTACACGGTTGAAGGTATTGTTTAGGAATTTCTTTCATGCTCTTGTTCCGCTTGTGGCCAGTGAATGCTTGTGACTCATTTGATTTTTTCTACCTTGGGTTGTCTATTAACGCTGCAATTTTCAGTGCCGGTTTAGCACTCTGGGTCTCCAAAATCCATCGGGACTATGTATCCCACTCATTGCAACTTATTTACTAATTGCTAATCTAGAAACACGACGATCACAGACGTTCACGATTGTTAGCACGAAAGTATGACTATGTATCTGAAAGTCATGAAGCCATTGTAGTTCTTgaaacacacacatcgccatccagccccaaagtaagcgcagcttgtgttatgggtactaggatgacagatgaatatttttatgaataatatacataaataaatagcaatataaaaacccagacactaaaaaacattcacgctcatcacacaaacattttccagtagtgggaatcgaacccgaaagaaaaatcagaaagcagggttgctgccaactgcgccaatcggccgtcaaatactaataataataatataatattgaaagtAATGTTATTAAATAGGTGTGATTCGAGTATGTTCTTTAATAAAGTTAGGTGCCATTTACTTTAATATGATATTTCCTTTTCAGGACGAATGCAGCGAGAGCCTCTTTTTAGAGTGCGATCTAGAGACTAGCCTGATGGACACATTCTACAGTGTACTGTGACTTCGCAGACACGGAaggaaacaaagaaaaaagggCACGTGAAAGGCTGCAAGAAATCAACTCATTTTATCTCAATTTTCTCAAATTGTTTAGAATAAATGAACATTTAAATACATGTCTTTAAAACATGTTATTACGGGAATATGTGACATAGGTAGTGGAAGAAAATgtgcattaaatattataaaaatgcgaATTTGTCGTCTGATGCGAATCAACAGattgtaaatttattacaatggATTGTTTAAAATCAGAACAGGTACAATCATTACCAAGGAATCGCTTTACATTTCTACttacatacttaattattattgtaaattgttAGCACAGAGTCATCTATTGTTCAACCCAGAATAATATGTTAttgataagtattttatatatatttatgtacattaaaaaTGACAATTATCTATAGATGGACGCAGTGTTTTGTGACGCCTTGCTGTCGATATAAACCAATATTTTCATttgagtaaattaatattacagaACGATTATAGCAAAGAAATTTACTGTTGTACGTTTGGGGTTTTTAACTTTTATCTGAATTTGAAAATCAACATTGTCCTGCTATTTACTTAGTTAAATTctgtttgaaatatttttatagaataaattgATCGGCTCCGATTAGTTTGGATCTCCGAGTTAACTTCAATCAAAAACCAAATTGTACATCCGTCTGCCCGTCTGTCCGTTAGTATGCAGAGCTAAAATATATGAAGGTTATCGTTCGAAACCCTTTTTAAAGATTAGCTCTGTAAAAAATAATCCACTTTAATGATTAATGATTGAGAGGCTATCAAAGTGGCTGTCTTAGGCGTTTACTCTATGGTCTAATAATTCATCCAACATTTCTATTTGTTACAAAGCACTAGTATTCCGTACAGAAAAAAATAGCAGTTCACAGTTATTATCTTGACTCTACTTTGTGCATGATGTAAAAAGTAGAGTCATTACATTAACTTCACTGGTCCACTATACTTATTTACGTATTGCGAATACGTCAGGGATTTTTTAGTGCTTATCacttaaatgtaataattatattaatgcaTATTGAAATTTGCTCACTGGAGTGGCAATGGAGTCACAAACACGTCTAGTTATAAAAGCTCTAAGTATTCATTAGATatgattaatttattgtaagtttaatttaaattaagaaaatgagGAATATCCAAgatattatagatatttttatgttaatgattttaaatattaataggatTAGATAGCAACTAGTTATAAATGTACGGAAGCGTTTTCGGATCATACGACCTAGGATTTACGACttctaaaatttattaaacaacacagaaaaatatttgtttattcttcAGCAATATCATCTGTGCTAATTATATTTATCGAGCGTTGTTTTACATAAATGAATAATGAACATTTAACCTGCGCACTTCTGcacatataaatatgaaaaattgaagaaataaatttttgtcaGGGCAATTCTGTTCTGTGCGTGCGAAATGGAAATTTGTAAGGAGCTATTTAGCGATGAAGACCTATTACGTCACGGCTTTGTATTGCTTTCTTCGGTTAATTAGCAATATTTAAACCCTTTTTACCTTAAATTCCATTGtcg
The sequence above is a segment of the Pararge aegeria chromosome Z, ilParAegt1.1, whole genome shotgun sequence genome. Coding sequences within it:
- the LOC120636257 gene encoding dendritic arbor reduction protein 1-like, coding for MEACCAITPAEDLVGDQIVPGGGRWGTPHAVGLLDSWFQMQTSELESLLCKQEGASLAPGHMDLFDGGTTSRDDAFLRPALWEDIASSIRNIDPENANMLAPLGATHVKLEAEDALLEECATPLLSPLEIKTERLCAPPTYAHPQPPQLQMQHQPATSFSKYPPSRLVYMSPLTPPGSDQGSPGNSMQGGPRRTPPPPYHPPPLLRAPHLPPHPVSQSHHHSQGMSQSLHMAPQPNQVQHSHIPPPHSRLAPPPVKYNRRNNPELEKRRVHHCDFLETCAPPVRASSSLAPRASTFQAEQSHVQNNPGLEKRRVHHCEFIGCTKVYTKSSHLKAHQRIHTGEKPYTCQWPECEWRFARSDELTRHYRKHTGAKPFKCAVCERSFARSDHLALHMKRHLPKTSK